In the genome of Polaromonas vacuolata, the window TTGCCCGAGTGAGCCGCTACTTGCAGCCCACCACCACAAAGCCGCGACCAGTAAAACAATCGTCAGCAGCAAACCCGATAAACTGATCGCCAAAACTTTGAATATGCGCCGCATCAAAATACAAATCCCACGCTGGTATGCAAACGAATTTGCTGAGACTTGACGCCATAGGCCAAATCAATTTGTAGTGGCCCAATCGGACTTTTCCAACGCAAGCCCGTGCCTATGCCAACGGCAGGTTTGAAGTCTTGCGGCCTGTCCCCGACTGCACCCACATCCATGAAAAACGTATTTTCAAATTCGGTTGGCAAGCCATTTCTGCGCAAGGGACGCTGCCATTCAATGCTGGCCACTGTCATGTAGCGACCAGGGCCAATCACGCCGGCATGATCGACACCGATATCGCGCAAGCCGTAGCCACGCACCGTGCCGTCGCCACCGGTGCGAAACAGTGCTGAGCTAGGAATGGCAGCATTGCCATTGGCCAGCACCGCCCCAGCCTCGGCGCGCATGGCAATACGTCCAGTCGATAAGGGCGCAAAACTTAACCAACGCCCCACGCTGCGCAGATAGGGTTGGCGTTTTTCGGTTAGCGTCACACCGCCGCCCAATTCAAACCCTAGGCCGTAGCCACGAGAAGGAAATACCTGATCGTCAAAATAACGACCGGTCCAAACAAAGTTGCCACTCAGCGCCGAGCCGTTGCCGACCTGAGCTGCATCGGCCTGCGCCAAACCCACGCCTGTGACTCTGGCGCGGTCAAACTGCACATAAATATTGCGGTCAATTTGATCACCCAACTGAAACCGTCCAAAACGCAAACGCTCAGAATTAGTGATCAAGCGGTTGTCTTCTATGCGTTCAATTCTGGCCAGACCTTGCCAGCGCCAGTTGTCCACGTCCGGCAGTGCCGTCCATTCGGTTTGCAGCGAAGGGGACTTTTGCTCCAATTGCAATTTACTCACGGCTTGCCAGTCGGTGCCGGGCACGCGCAAATGGGTGTGCTCTAAAGATAAGCGCGGCCCGTTGTCGGTTGATGCGCCCACGCCGAGAACGACTTTTTGCAGTTTGGCCTCGCGCACCTGAACTTGTACCGGCACAGCATCAGGTGTGTCGTCTGGATTGATAAAAACCGTTACCGAATCAAAGTAGCCGCTAGCTGCCAGCCTTTGCTGCGCCAACAGCAAAGCTTGCTGGTCGTAAATATCACCGGGGTTTAAGCGCGCTAAACGCGGTACTAGCACCGGGTTATAGCGCTCTATGCCGCTCACCTGTAACTCGCCTAGGCGATACAGCGGGCCCGAATCCAAGGTCAGTGACAGATTCGCGCTGCGCATGGGTGCATCAATATCAGCAAGGCTTTGCGCCAATCGACCGGCGGGATATCGGCGCACAACCAAATCGCGCAAGGCTTGGGTTTTAGCCCCATCCCAGGTTTGCTGAGTGAAGCGTTGGCCAGGCGGCAAACGCCAATTTTGCTCTATCTTTTGGCGTTGCTCTTGCACGCCAGAATCAGCAGAATTGTTAATGTCACCGGTGAACGAAAAAACGGTTTTTGCCACCACGCTAGGTGCGCCGGGCTCGACCACAACCACTATGGAAGGCCTACCACTGGCTGCGCTGACTTGAGTGATATCGACCTCAGGACTGAAAAACCCAAGCGTGCCCACCAGATTGCGCACATTGCGGTCGGCCAGTTGCAGTAGCCGCGCAAGTTCAGCAGCGTCTAAATCGGTCACCGCGCGGTAGCGCTTTAACTCCATGTGCTGCTCAAGCAAACCTTTAAAGGGCTCAGGTGCGCGCACTTCAATATCAAAAGCACTGACCACGGGCTCCGCATCTTTAGCTCCGACTTTACCTTGCGGGGTTGGTACAGGTTTGAGTTCGGGCGGCACTTTTGCGTCGGCCGCAACTGCTGCATTACTGGCCGGCGAGATATCAGCAGGCGTGCTTAATCCAAGCACAGAGCTTTGGGCTCTGACAGGAATCACGCTAGTGAGAAAAAGAGAAATAAGTAGCCAGCCGCAAGCCGCTATCGCGCCTTGGACTGCGCTTGGTTTGGCAGTTGTCACCGCAGAAGTTTAGCGGACAGTTACTTAGAAATTAATCGCATGGCTTCTTCAAGACCTTTAATCGTGAGTGGATACATGCGCTGGGCCAATAGTTGCTGCATCACGCTAATGCTTTGCCTGTACTGCCAGATGCCTTGCAGCTCGGGATTAATCCAGGCGAACTTAGGAAAGGCATTCGTCAATCGCTGCATCCACTCAGCGCCGGATTCCTCGTTGTTGTATTCCACGCTGCCACCGGCTTGCAATATCTCGTAAGGACTCATGGTCGCGTCACCGACAAAAATCAGTTTGTAGTCTTTGTTGTATTTACGAATGATGTCCCATGTCGCAAATTTTTCGCTAAAGCGTCGACGATTATTTTTCCACATGAAGTCATAGACGCAGTTGTGAAAATAATAAAATTCAAGGTGTTTGAATTCGGATTTGACGGCCGAGAACATTTCCTCCACCCGACCAATATGCTCATCCATGGTGCCGCCCACATCCATGAGTAGCAGCACTTTGACGTTGTTATGCCGCTCGGGAATCATCTTGATGTCTAACCAGCCGGCATTCGCCGCGGTTGACTGAATCGTGTCAGCTAAATCGAGCTCTTCGACCGTGCCTTCGCGGGCAAATTTACGCAAGCGGCGCAGCGCCACTTTGATGTTGCGCGTGCCCAGCTCTTGGCTGTCGTCGTAGTCTTTGTAAGCACGCTGATCCCAGACCTTAACGGCGCTTTTGTTACGACTTTTCTCTTGGCCAATCCGTATGCCTTGGGGATTAAAGCCATTTGCGCCGAACGGCGAGGTGCCGCCCGTGCCTATCCATTTACTGCCGCCCTCGTGACGCTCTTTTTGTTCTTCGAAACGTTTTTTAAGCGTTTCCATAAGTTCGTCCCAGCCCATTTTTTCTATCTTGGCTTTCTCCTCTGGGCTGAGTTCAAGTTCAAGATTTTTTCGCAACCACTCAAGCGGTATGTCTTGGGTGAAATCGGCGAGTCGCTCCACGCCTTTAAAGTAACTCGCAAAAGCGCGATCAAACTTGTCGTAGTGCTTTTCATCTTTGACCATAATGGTGCGGCTGAGATAGTAAAAATCGTCTACCGACCAAGCACCATCATCAACGCCATTGAAGCCATTGACGTCATTTTCAGTTTCATTACTGCCACTATTGGGGCCGACAACACCGGCCTGCAAAGCTTGCAGCAACATCAAAAATTCATTCACGGATACCGGCAATTTAGCCGAACGCAAAGTGTAGAAAAAATCAATCAGCATGGTTTTTGCCGGTTTAGTCGGTGCGTTTTTTATTGAGTAAATACAGCAGCTGCGCTTTGGCTTCTGGCCATTCGCCAGCGCGCATGCTATACATCTCGGTGTCTCTGAGTGTGCCGTCACGGCGCAATGCATGACCGCGCAGCACGCCATCTTTTTGAGCGCCCAAGCGTTCAATTGCACGCTGGCTAGCAAAATTAAAGTTATCCGTTCGCCAGCCGACAACATCGCAATGCAACACCTCGAAAGCCTGCGTCATCAGCAGCAGTTTGGTGCAGGTGTTGACATGACTGCGTTGAACACTCGCTGCATACCAAGTAAAACCAATCTCTAGGCGGCTGACCTCCGGCAATATGTCGTGGTAACTGCTGGTTCCGAGCAATCGGCCACTGGCCTCATCTAGCACGGCGAAAGCGGCGCGATTGGGCGTTTGCAATGCGGTCTGAATATAGGCGAGGGTTTCATGCGGTTCGGGTATCGAGGTCACGCGAATTTTCCACAATTCGCCATCAGCAGCCGCAACCTTTAAACCTGACTCATGGGCCAAAGCCAAAGGCACTAACAGCAGGCCGTAGCCGGCAAGGTTTTGGGCTTGCGCAAACGTCATATCAATCCCTGTTTGGGGCTTTGTTGTCGTTGGCTTTGGCTTGTCGACTTTTACGCCAAGTGCGCGCCAGTTGCAGACCAAAACCGCCGCCTAAGCCAACCAGCACAATGCCAAAAATAGCCGCATTACCGTAGCCCGCACCCATGATGTCCAGACCGGCTAGCAGGCCTATGCCGTAGCCCAGCAAAGCGCCGCCCAGGAAACCTATAGCGTCCGACAGACCTTCTATGAGCAGTGTTTTTTGTTTCATGTGGCTTGACTCAATTAACGGTTATTACGCTGCATGAAAACTAATTTTTCAAACAGATTGACATCCTGCTCATTTTTGAGCAAGGCGCCCACCAATGGCGGAACGGCGACTTTGTCGTCTTGGCTTTGCAGGGCTTCTAACGAGATGTCTTCGGCCACTAGCAACTTGAGCCAGTCCAACAATTCGCTTGTCGAGGGTTTTTTCTTTAGCCCCGGCAGGTTGCGCACATCATAAAAAGTCTTCATCGCTGCGGCCAACAACTCTTGTTTCAGCACCGGGAAATGCACGTCGACAATTTTGCGCATGGTGTCGGCATCGGGAAACTTGATGTAGTGGAAAAAGCAGCGGCGCAAAAACGCATCAGGCAGCTCTTTTTCATTATTGGAGGTGATAAAAACCAGTGGCCTGTGCTTGGCACGAATGAGTTCACGGGTCTCATAAACGTAGAACTCCATGCGGTCGATTTCGCGCAGTAAGTCGTTGGGAAACTCGATGTCAGCCTTATCGATTTCATCGATCAACAGCGCCACCGGTGTCTCAGAAGTAAAGGCCTGCCAAAGCACACCTTTGACGATGTAATTATTGATGTCCTTGACCTTAGCGCCGCCGTCTAGCGTGCTGAGCTGGGAGTCACGCAAACGCGAAACCGCGTCGTATTCATACAAGCCCTGCTGCGCTTTGGTGGTGGATTTAATATGCCACTGCAGCAGCGGCAGTCCCATGGATTGAGCGACTTCCTCAGCCAGCATGGTTTTGCCGGTACCCGGTTCGCCTTTGACTAACAAAGGTTTTTTCAGCGTTGCCGCGGCATTAACCGCCAGCATCAAATCTTGGGTAGCGACGTAGTTTTTAGAGCCTTGAAATTTCATCGTATGGTGCCGGGTAAGGATTGCGGTTGCCCGTAAATCACACTATTGTGCGGTCTAGGGCAGTCGATTTACTGTCGTATTTGCGACCCTTTGGAGCGCGTGCAGGATAGCAATTAATCTCAGCAAATTTTTGCTCTGCGCACGCAGATACAATCAATGCCTAACAAGATCATTCTTCACCCGACTTATCAATCGATTGTGCGCGCAAAATGAACAAGCTTTTTACTCTGCTATTTTCTGCGGTTGTGGCCTTCGCGGCGACTTCTAGTCATGCTCAGGAAATCAAGGGCGACGCCGCTGCTGGCGGTACCAAAAACGCCATGTGCATTGGCTGTCACGGGATCGCCGGCTATCAGTCCACATTTCCCGAGGTCTATAAAGTACCTATGATTTCGGGCCAAGGCGCGGCCTACATAGCATCCGCCTTACATTCCTACAAAAAAGGCGATCGCAAACACCCCACCATGCGCGGTGTTGCCACCACATTGAGCGAGCAAGACATTGCCGATCTGGCCGCCTATTACAGCGCACGCGGCGTGGTTGACGGTGTCGAATTGCCGGCCATGCCAGCGATGCAAGCCAATACCCAAGTGCAAGCGCTGTTGGCAAAAGCTAATTGCGCGTCTTGCCATGGCGCTAACTTCAGTAAGCCAATTGACCCGAGCTACCCAAAGCTTGCCGGTCAGCATTCAGATTACTTGCTAGTCGCACTAAAGGCCTACAAGGTAGAGAACAATCCCAATGTTGGCCGTAACAACGCCATCATGGCTAGCATGGCCAAGCAATACACCAATGCTGAGCTCAAGCAGATCGCTGGCTATATTTCATCATTGCCGTCAGATCTCAAAGTAGTGCCGCAAAGCCGTTTTCGCTAAGCCTAGCTAAGCACATACAAAAAGCCGCTTTTTAAGCGGCTTTTTTTTGCACTATCTGCGTTCAGCGTTTAACCATCTCGATTGCGCTATTAGTCCCGCGTAGCGTGCCTTTGCACGCAGTCTATATAAGCAGCACCATCTGGCGGTCGACCTGCGCGCTGACTTTCCCATACCATTTGACCTAGGCAATCCATCGTCTCATGGTGAGCGTGATGCAAAGAGTCACGCCGCGCCGTTAGCAGCTCGACGGCTTGGCGTATTCCGCGCGGCTGATCAATCGAGCATTGCTCGCTGATAGACAGATGCATGGACAGGTGCAGAAATGGATTGGTTTTGCCATCTTCAGCGTCGTACATTTTTTCTAATGCCGCGGCTTCGTTGGAAAAATCAGCATGGTATTCGGGGTGCTCAGCAATCCACAGATCGGCAATAGTCTCTATTGCCTCCATGGGCGCACCGGATTGATTTTTAGCATAGACGGCGCAAAAAAAGCGGCGTACATCGGCTTGTGAGGGCGTAAACATTCTCAAAGAATAGCATGCAAGGCCTAGCCTTACGAACGCGAGTGAAAAGCCAAATTCAAATTTAAAGCACACACAAAAATATGAGCAGCGCTTGCTTGACGCGGCCTCTGGCTACAGTCCTACAGTGGGCAGCTAAGCGACTCATTACATTCAATAGCAAGCGTCTGATTTACGCAATGCAGACGCTAAGCGTGATTAAATTTATAAAAACCTAGGAGTGCTTCACATGAACGCAAGCAAAATTGCCGGCATCATCTTGCTACTGGCCGGTATGGCCGGCCTGTTCACCGGGGGCTTTAACTTCACCCGCGAAAAAACACAAGCCAAGATAGGAACCCTCGAGCTGACGGTGAAAGAAGAGCAAACCGTCAACATCCCGCAGTGGCTCAGCTTTGGCGCGCTGGCACTAGGCGCCGTGGTGTTGGTGATGGGTTTTCGCAAGCCTTAACTTATCGTCAGAGCGGCCAACGCAAACGCATCAAGATGGCGGTGCGCCCAACAGCTGTGAGACTTTTCGAGTGGCCAGCAGCAGCGGCTCCAACATACGGTCTTGCATCACACGGGCACTGGTTCGGTTGGCTTGACCGCTGATGTTGAGCGCCGCCACCGTCTTACCCGCGCGATTAATAACCGGTGCAGCCATGGTGATCAAGCCTTCTTCAAGTTCTTGATTCACCAGACACCAACCCTGCTTTCGCACTTGCGAAATACTGGCAGTCAAATCTTTTAGCGTGGTCAAGGTATGCGCGGTGCGCGCAGTGCGGTCGGATTGGCGCAAACAGTCCAGCATCTCCGACTCACTCAAACCGGCAAGCAGCACGCGGCCCAATGAAGTGCAAAAAGCCGGCAACCGCGAGCCCACGCCTAAGTTGATGCTCATAATTTTGTGTGTAGGCACGCGCAGCACATAAACAATGTCAGTGCCGTCAAGTACGGCTGCAGAGCAAGACTCTCTTACCGTTTCCACCAGCGCTTCCATGCTCGGTTCAGCCAAATTCCAAATCGGCATTGACGAGAGATAAGCAAAACCTAAATCGAGAATACGCGCCGTCAGGGTAAAGCGTTTGCCGTCACTCAGCACATAGCCCAGTGCCTGCAAAGTGAGCAAAATCCGGCGTGCGCCAGAGCGGCTAAGGCCCGAATTTTCGGCTACCTCGCTCAGCGTTTGACTGGGTGCAAGCGCACTAAAGGATCGAATCACTTCGAGCCCGCGTGCAAAAGACTGCACATAACCGTCGCTTGGCTCTAAACCCGAAATTCGGTTTGATGCTGCGTTTGCCATAATGATCTTTCAATTGCGCGTTTCATTATACGAACTTATGTTCTTATGACGAACAATTTACGCCAGTCCGCCCGACAGACGGAACAACTTGCCGGTAATGACTTTTAGAGGATTTGAAAAAATGATCAATAAAATTGCACTGTCTGTAGCCGATGCGCTTGCCGACACCCAAAATGGCGCGACCATACTGATAGGCGGCTTTGGCACTTCTGGTATTCCGATTGAGCTAATTGACGGTTTGCTAGAACAAGGCGCTAGTGACTTAACCGTGGTCAACAACAACGCCGGCAATGGTGAGACCGGACTGGCCGCGCTACTCAAAGCGGGTCGGGTGAGAAAAATCATTTGCAGCTACCCACGCCAAGCTGACAGTCAGG includes:
- a CDS encoding autotransporter assembly complex protein TamA; its protein translation is MTTAKPSAVQGAIAACGWLLISLFLTSVIPVRAQSSVLGLSTPADISPASNAAVAADAKVPPELKPVPTPQGKVGAKDAEPVVSAFDIEVRAPEPFKGLLEQHMELKRYRAVTDLDAAELARLLQLADRNVRNLVGTLGFFSPEVDITQVSAASGRPSIVVVVEPGAPSVVAKTVFSFTGDINNSADSGVQEQRQKIEQNWRLPPGQRFTQQTWDGAKTQALRDLVVRRYPAGRLAQSLADIDAPMRSANLSLTLDSGPLYRLGELQVSGIERYNPVLVPRLARLNPGDIYDQQALLLAQQRLAASGYFDSVTVFINPDDTPDAVPVQVQVREAKLQKVVLGVGASTDNGPRLSLEHTHLRVPGTDWQAVSKLQLEQKSPSLQTEWTALPDVDNWRWQGLARIERIEDNRLITNSERLRFGRFQLGDQIDRNIYVQFDRARVTGVGLAQADAAQVGNGSALSGNFVWTGRYFDDQVFPSRGYGLGFELGGGVTLTEKRQPYLRSVGRWLSFAPLSTGRIAMRAEAGAVLANGNAAIPSSALFRTGGDGTVRGYGLRDIGVDHAGVIGPGRYMTVASIEWQRPLRRNGLPTEFENTFFMDVGAVGDRPQDFKPAVGIGTGLRWKSPIGPLQIDLAYGVKSQQIRLHTSVGFVF
- a CDS encoding vWA domain-containing protein; this encodes MLIDFFYTLRSAKLPVSVNEFLMLLQALQAGVVGPNSGSNETENDVNGFNGVDDGAWSVDDFYYLSRTIMVKDEKHYDKFDRAFASYFKGVERLADFTQDIPLEWLRKNLELELSPEEKAKIEKMGWDELMETLKKRFEEQKERHEGGSKWIGTGGTSPFGANGFNPQGIRIGQEKSRNKSAVKVWDQRAYKDYDDSQELGTRNIKVALRRLRKFAREGTVEELDLADTIQSTAANAGWLDIKMIPERHNNVKVLLLMDVGGTMDEHIGRVEEMFSAVKSEFKHLEFYYFHNCVYDFMWKNNRRRFSEKFATWDIIRKYNKDYKLIFVGDATMSPYEILQAGGSVEYNNEESGAEWMQRLTNAFPKFAWINPELQGIWQYRQSISVMQQLLAQRMYPLTIKGLEEAMRLISK
- a CDS encoding GNAT family N-acetyltransferase, with translation MTFAQAQNLAGYGLLLVPLALAHESGLKVAAADGELWKIRVTSIPEPHETLAYIQTALQTPNRAAFAVLDEASGRLLGTSSYHDILPEVSRLEIGFTWYAASVQRSHVNTCTKLLLMTQAFEVLHCDVVGWRTDNFNFASQRAIERLGAQKDGVLRGHALRRDGTLRDTEMYSMRAGEWPEAKAQLLYLLNKKRTD
- a CDS encoding AAA family ATPase, giving the protein MKFQGSKNYVATQDLMLAVNAAATLKKPLLVKGEPGTGKTMLAEEVAQSMGLPLLQWHIKSTTKAQQGLYEYDAVSRLRDSQLSTLDGGAKVKDINNYIVKGVLWQAFTSETPVALLIDEIDKADIEFPNDLLREIDRMEFYVYETRELIRAKHRPLVFITSNNEKELPDAFLRRCFFHYIKFPDADTMRKIVDVHFPVLKQELLAAAMKTFYDVRNLPGLKKKPSTSELLDWLKLLVAEDISLEALQSQDDKVAVPPLVGALLKNEQDVNLFEKLVFMQRNNR
- a CDS encoding c-type cytochrome, which translates into the protein MNKLFTLLFSAVVAFAATSSHAQEIKGDAAAGGTKNAMCIGCHGIAGYQSTFPEVYKVPMISGQGAAYIASALHSYKKGDRKHPTMRGVATTLSEQDIADLAAYYSARGVVDGVELPAMPAMQANTQVQALLAKANCASCHGANFSKPIDPSYPKLAGQHSDYLLVALKAYKVENNPNVGRNNAIMASMAKQYTNAELKQIAGYISSLPSDLKVVPQSRFR
- a CDS encoding DUF1841 family protein, producing the protein MFTPSQADVRRFFCAVYAKNQSGAPMEAIETIADLWIAEHPEYHADFSNEAAALEKMYDAEDGKTNPFLHLSMHLSISEQCSIDQPRGIRQAVELLTARRDSLHHAHHETMDCLGQMVWESQRAGRPPDGAAYIDCVQRHATRD
- a CDS encoding IclR family transcriptional regulator domain-containing protein, whose translation is MANAASNRISGLEPSDGYVQSFARGLEVIRSFSALAPSQTLSEVAENSGLSRSGARRILLTLQALGYVLSDGKRFTLTARILDLGFAYLSSMPIWNLAEPSMEALVETVRESCSAAVLDGTDIVYVLRVPTHKIMSINLGVGSRLPAFCTSLGRVLLAGLSESEMLDCLRQSDRTARTAHTLTTLKDLTASISQVRKQGWCLVNQELEEGLITMAAPVINRAGKTVAALNISGQANRTSARVMQDRMLEPLLLATRKVSQLLGAPPS